From Coffea arabica cultivar ET-39 chromosome 2e, Coffea Arabica ET-39 HiFi, whole genome shotgun sequence, the proteins below share one genomic window:
- the LOC113731370 gene encoding kinesin-like protein KIN-12D isoform X4, translating into MNRESSRSHSVFTCEIESSWEKDSTCNFRFARLNLVDLAGSERQKTSGAEGERLKEAANINKSLSTLGHVIMVLVDVANGRPRHIPYRDSRLTFLLQDSLGGNSKTMIIANVSPSICSAAETLNTLKFAQRAKLIQNNAVVNEDTSGDVVTLQNQIRLLKEELSVLKHQNVSRALTFGPLMVNNTHEDGSSCYEEAFEIDQQSYLLDKDKGSLRLSTKQFKSLETTLAGALRREQMAEISIKQLEAEIEQLNRLVRQREEDTRCTKMMLKFREDKIQRLESLLGGLMPTDAYLLEENRELSNEVQLLRAKVEKNPEVTRFALENIRLLEQLRRFQDFYEEGEREMLSAEVSELRDQLIFSLDGTLKQLNHLDMSMLPNQGIDVPEENDSVHEELKRTLCELEECRTNLNRCLEYNAKLSREVEDLHSSLSISRSGAEEQDGNIKVIKESITEAPSFHNEPIEAAQKVKKETWPGNMNEQIEEVLDLQLELDILKVILKEERSYRQQAETRAQSLNRDLSLSKEKVLLITKQCDAVEEELKEAKSIIEALESQQILVINELEELRNANTQNVETLHKQKLELSTLKEQTGCQDFKNLPSTTHNEDCSLEEKLNKMHASLEKANRLNKWYQSDRAFQASNEEQMDEVRRQVEAETAEVIVCLQEELYLLQQEVQAGNEKEMETKESLAVLQTEIKELQEKLSLMTQENTKLSKLLENKENELAQLSGEWDLLTNEIEAVLQGGHESLKDASDQLTTISSSFPQKSSWISAQFGRMAKHIFEKELLIEELNHYLDVASSKRNEMECMLSSLRGAALVMTEVHQQECSRKDKEIIQLSSQLTAESSTILELNNRIKHVEDHLRNASTCATVAFVIVNRLSELNSNHLDALKHLDKQLKELVETNTNKDCVIQSQASIIGEAEKQVQSLKKDLEGLKASCSDLSLKLSEEQKCGNALRLELEDYEEKTILKTGEKLTEFKNGVSEVRSYMKEYVETIGSFGGHDSTETSTCFSVNENDDKRTGMETKEAFKYMNSCADGDIIFKSPGCFADLGNNRSGENILECQNTLKDVNNKDATIMLLKKEIESALESLNGVQAEMSKLRDEKDKFYTSEKEIQRGIECIVNQVVLLQNAMDYFEEESKFRIDSLEFKLHGLEEIVQHSCNSWIKQKELLEAELGDARAVSTQKDTEASCILAKFEEVQDTMKDADIMINELMIANETLKLEVKELRKKEVSLICDSDSLIRQVQSLQIINDQKNCHLEEVERQLKSDFETMKSSVMEMELVFSQVQTASIKDCLSVASDCLSMRSYFHDSIKLMSSCLEDIWSEIIIKDSAVSVLHLCHLGILLETVTGLNAENGLLSRGFGESNAVISELREQNIKSRRELESCRSLEGKLLADIKNSFDRISRKEDETGELSIKLTTFEQKIMDLQFQEELMLQRSNHMGSELAVLMKELDLSNQNVLASFLDRERLLKKQEEVFRSQQDNFIMEMSARDFEFLIMSLQLEQVTAIKADIEKEQQSSIEVLETFKEDMIFQVINARVTESILLETEEEHSSLQKEFEVAGKELQAMLSELDKRNATISQMEDFNRTLLLDAQSLNEVASLNDKLKGELDEEMEAKKILSFQVEKLNAECQKLIVDKKVIEAALELSSGEISTLQQQNQTLQSNIVLLEATSLQLQNELQMNNSELSKFHSVDEMEKSTRGDIAKLKAENSLLLQELEEKKAELISSLREKNILDVENKKLEDFISSLENQTAKLQIDMDEARAEVNELRLSQSVVKDVIKTKSQDLQIQVARVKALQEEKALLRGELRDYMSKEREYLNASSSKFVRCVDSVEYLHAAGNNICSLSSKETLLLDDMFQELCVEFGKISRFLEDFENLENLTKELASETASLETELLRKDEILGGLLFDMSLLQESASNSMDHKDEIEALLGSISSLEDELQLKSDNLNEAVARGQELEAQLQEKMRIISCLELDIAKEHKAVRSLKSENLELIASIEDALEAKKSMEEELVERRKVSENLETEVAEMGIALAEMNIMIESLKCNLNDVTVERDDLHGEMLVLKKGLEMARISAEENGALAAEAQEMAEISKVNVEGKEQEVKLLERSVEELECTVNVLENKVEILKGEAERQRLQREELEMELQAIRQQMHSVKSCDSDMKRKLDEKEKILEEALQRIQILEREIAAKDAEISRCRGHISELNLHAEAQASEYKQKFKVLEAMLEQVKQDVPAIHASANKLEKNASKSRGSGSPFKCIGLGLVQQIKSEKDEELSAGRHRIEELEALAASRQKEIFMLNARLAAAESMTHDVIRDLLGLKLDMNSCANLLDNQQLQMLMEKAQLHNVQEQEVAKLKQQLNEFIKERKGWIAEIDRKQAEMVTTQVAVEKLRQRDQLLTTENEMLKMENLNYKKRTTELDAEVKKLSGQQNLQQRIHHHAKIKEENNILKRQNDELSVKLRKSEALLSRVKQELAQFRIADGRSPCINFDEEQRLNDKLMETETERFQLAQELVSLCTSILKAAGITRPTSEVNLAVAEEALDQLKNRVNALETELEDVKLKNRMNKERIRLSELMPETSTPLSSRTDPRQQPTLLSAFDR; encoded by the exons ATGAACAGAGAAAGCAGCAGGTCACACAGTGTTTTTACATGTGAAATTGAGAGTAGTTGGGAAAAGGACTCCACATGTAATTTCCGTTTCGCACGGCTGAACCTTGTCGATCTTGCTGGTTCTGAAAG GCAAAAGACTTCTGGCGCTGAAGGTGAACGTCTAAAGGAGGCAGCAAATATCAACAAATCGTTATCTACTCTAGG ACATGTAATAATGGTTCTTGTGGATGTTGCAAATGGAAGACCAAGGCATATTCCATATAGAGACTCCAGGCTGACATTTTTGCTTCAG GATTCTCTGGGTGGAAACTCGAAAACAATGATAATAGCCAACGTCAGCCCTTCTATTTG CTCAGCTGCAGAAACACTGAACACTTTAAAGTTTGCTCAGCGAGCAAAGCTCATTCAGAACAAT GCTGTTGTTAATGAAGATACTTCTGGAGATGTTGTCACATTACAAAACCAGATACGGCTTCTTAAG GAGGAGCTTTCTGTTCTCAAACATCAAAATGTATCCCGAGCTTTGACATTTGGTCCACTTATGGTGAATAATACACATGAAGATGGCAGTAGTTGCTATGAAGAAGCATTTGAAATAGATCAGCAGTCTTATTTACTTGATAAAGACAAAGGCAGTCTGAGATTATCTACTAAACAG TTCAAATCATTGGAGACTACACTTGCTGGTGCTTTAAGGAGAGAACAGATGGCAGAAATTTCTATTAAACAACTTGAAGCTGAGATTGAGCAGCTGAACCGTCTG GTGCGTCAAAGGGAGGAAGACACCAGGTGCACAAAGATGATGTTGAAATTCAGGGAAGACAAGATTCAACGATTGGAGTCTCTTCTTGGTGGATTAATGCCAACAGATGCTTACTTATTGGAAGAGAACAGGGAGCTTTCCAATGAAGTTCAGTTGCTTCGAGCTAAAGTAGAAAAAAATCCAGAAGTGACTCGCTTTGCCCTTGAAAACATTAGGCTTCTAGAACAACTTCGAAG ATTTCAGGACTTCTATGAAGAAGGGGAGAGAGAAATGCTATCAGCAGAGGTATCTGAACTTCGGGATCAG TTAATTTTTTCTCTTGACGGGACATTGAAGCAACTTAACCATCTAGACATGAGCATGCTGCCTAAT CAGGGCATAGATGTACCCGAAGAGAATGATTCAGTTCACGAAGAG TTAAAAAGAACACTGTGTGAATTAGAAGAATGCAGGACTAACCTAAACCGCTGCTTAGAGTACAATGCAAAGCTCAGCAG GGAAGTTGAGGATTTGCACTCTTCATTAAGCATTAGTAGATCTGGAGCTGAGGAACAGGATGGCAATATTAAAGTCATTAAG GAGTCCATAACGGAAGCTCCATCTTTCCATAATGAGCCAATAGAGGCTGCTCAGAAAGTGAAGAAAGAAACTTGGCCAGGAAATATGAATGAACAAATAGAAGAAGTTCTTGATTTGCAACTGGAGTTGGATATTCTGAAAGTTATTCTCAAAGAAGAGAGGTCTTACCGTCAGCAAGCCGAGACAAGGGCACAATCCCTGAACAGAGATCTTAGTCTGTCAAAGGAAAAGGTCCTTTTGATAACCAAACAGTGTGATGCTGTGGAAGAAGAACTAAAGGAAGCAAAATCCATCATTGAAGCTCTCGAGTCACAACAAATTCTAGTGATCAATGAGTTAGAGGAACTCAGAAACGCTAACACCCAGAACGTGGAAACTTTGCACAAACAGAAGCTTGAACTCTCTACTCTGAAGGAGCAAACTGGTTGTCAAGATTTCAAAAATCTTCCATCAACTACGCACAATGAAGATTGTTCTTTAGAAGAGAAGCTGAACAAGATGCATGCTTCTCTAGAAAAAGCCAACAGACTCAATAAGTGGTACCAAAGTGACAGAGCATTTCAGGCATCCAATGAAGAACAAATGGATGAGGTCCGTAGGCAGGTTGAGGCTGAAACTGCCGAGGTCATTGTATGCCTGCAGGAAGAACTTTATCTTCTTCAGCAAGAAGTCCAAGCAGGTAATGAGAAAGAGATGGAGACCAAAGAGAGCTTGGCAGTTTTGCAAACTGAAATAAAAGAATTGCAGGAAAAATTATCTTTGATGACCCAAGAAAACACAAAATTGAGCAAATTGCTAGAGaacaaagaaaatgaattagCACAATTGTCTGGAGAATGGGATCTGTTGACCAATGAGATTGAAGCTGTTCTTCAAGGTGGGCATGAGTCCCTTAAAGATGCATCAGATCAACTGACTACTATCTCAAGTTCATTTCCCCAGAAAAGCAGTTGGATTTCTGCTCAATTTGGAAGGATGGCAAAACACATTTTTGAGAAGGAATTGCTGATTGAAGAGCTCAACCATTATTTAGATGTTGCTTCcagtaaaagaaatgaaatggaGTGCATGCTGAGTTCTTTAAGAGGAGCCGCTCTGGTTATGACTGAAGTGCACCAGCAAGAGTGCAGTAGAAAGGACAAAGAGATAATCCAGCTATCTTCCCAGTTGACTGCTGAATCTTCCACGATTCTTGAACTGAATAACAGAATCAAGCACGTCGAGGATCATCTTAGAAATGCTTCAACTTGTGCAACAGTTGCTTTTGTTATTGTGAATCGATTATCTGAGTTGAACTCTAATCATCTTGATGCATTAAAGCATTTGGATAAACAGCTCAAGGAACTAGTAGAAACAAACACTAACAAGGATTGTGTTATTCAGAGTCAGGCTTCGATAATTGGCGAAGCAGAGAAGCAGGTTCAGTCTCTTAAAAAAGACTTAGAAGGGTTGAAGGCAAGCTGCAGTGATCTAAGTCTGAAGCTATCTGAGGAGCAGAAATGCGGTAATGCTTTGAGACTGGAGCTAGAAGACTATGAAGAAAAAACTATCTTGAAAACAGGAGAGAAACTTACAGAGTTCAAAAATGGTGTTTCAGAAGTGAGATCTTACATGAAGGAGTATGTGGAGACAATTGGAAGTTTTGGAGGACATGATTCTACAGAAACTTCTACATGCTTCTCCGTCAATGAAAATGATGACAAACGG ACAGGTATGGAGACAAAAGAAGCTTTCAAATACATGAACTCATGTGCTGACGgagatataatatttaaatcaCCAGGATGTTTTGCTGACCTAGGAAATAACAGAAGTGGTGAGAACATTTTGGAGTGTCAAAATACTTTGAAGGATGTAAACAACAAAGATGCCACCATTATGCTTCTGAAGAAAGAAATAGAATCTGCTCTCGAAAGCTTGAATGGGGTGCAAGCTGAGATGTCCAAATTACGAGATGAGAAAGATAAATTCTACACATCCGAGAAAGAGATCCAGAGGGGCATTGAGTGCATTGTGAATCAGGTAGTTCTTTTGCAGAATGCTATGGATTATTTTGAAGAGGAATCAAAATTCAGGATTGATAGTCTGGAATTTAAGCTACATGGGTTGGAAGAAATTGTGCAGCACTCTTGTAATTCCTGGATCAAGCAAAAAGAG TTGCTTGAGGCAGAGCTTGGGGATGCAAGGGCAGTTTCCACGCAGAAAGACACTGAAGCTTCCTGCATTCTTGCTAAATTTGAAGAGGTCCAAGACACCATGAAAGATGCAGATATAATGATAAATGAACTTATGATagcgaatgaaaccctaaagctTGAGGTTAAAGAGCTCAGGAAAAAGGAGGTTTCGCTAATTTGTGACAGCGATTCCCTTATCAGGCAAGTTCAAAGCTTGCAGATCATAAACGATCAGAAGAATTGCCACCTTGAAGAAGTCGAAAGACAGTtgaaatcagattttgaaacaATGAAGAGCTCAGTAATGGAAATGGAGTTGGTTTTTTCACAGGTCCAAACTGCTTCGATCAAAGATTGTTTGTCTGTAGCCTCTGATTGCCTTTCCATGAGGTCTTACTTTCATGACTCCATAAAGTTAATGAGCTCATGTCTTGAGGACATCTGGTCTGAGATCATTATCAAGGATTCTGCTGTGTCCGTTCTGCACCTTTGTCATTTGGGAATTCTCTTGGAAACAGTGACTggattaaatgcagaaaatggTTTGCTAAGCCGTGGGTTTGGTGAATCTAATGCAGTTATATCTGAGTTGAGAGAGCAGAATATCAAATCAAGGAGAGAGCTTGAGAGTTGCAGAAGTCTTGAGGGCAAGTTATTGGCTGACATCAAAAATAGTTTTGATCGCATATCCAGGAAAGAGGATGAAACTGGGGAACTCAGCATCAAGCTAActacttttgagcaaaagatAATGGATCTACAGTTTCAAGAAGAGTTAATGTTGCAAAGGTCTAACCATATGGGATCAGAACTTGCAGTGCTAATGAAGGAGCTGGATCTCAGTAACCAGAATGTATTGGCATCTTTTCTAGATCGAGAAAGGTTGCTGAAAAAACAGGAGGAAGTATTCCGATCTCAGCAGGACAATTTCATAATGGAAATGTCTGCAagagattttgaatttttgatcaTGTCATTGCAGTTAGAACAAGTGACTGCTATAAAAGCTGACATTGAGAAAGAACAGCAAAGTTCTATTGAAGTTCTTGAGACTTTCAAGGAAGACATGATTTTCCAAGTTATAAATGCAAGAGTAACTGAATCAATCTTGCTTGAGACAGAAGAAGAACATTCTTCTCTACAGAAGGAATTTGAAGTAGCAGGAAAGGAGCTGCAAGCAATGCTGTCAGAGCTTGACAAAAGGAATGCAACAATTTCTCAAATGGAAGATTTCAACAGAACTCTTCTTCTTGATGCTCAGTCACTAAATGAAGTTGCTTCTTTGAATGATAAATTGAAAGGTGAACTTGATGAGGAGATGGaagcaaaaaaaattctgtcaTTCCAGGTTGAGAAACTTAATGCTGAATGTCAGAAATTAATAGTAGACAAGAAGGTGATTGAAGCTGCTCTTGAACTTTCTTCTGGAGAAATCTCTACCCTTCAGCAGCAAAACCAGACATTGCAAAGTAATATTGTCTTGTTGGAAGCAACATCTCTTCAACTTCAGAATGAGCTCCAGATGAACAATTCAGAACTTAGCAAGTTCCACTCCGTCGATGAGATGGAGAAGTCAACTCGTGGGGATATAGCAAAACTCAAAGCAGAAAATTCTTTGCTCCTTCAGGAATTGGAGGAGAAGAAAGCTGAACTTATCTCATCCTTAAGGGAGAAGAACATCCTTGatgttgaaaataaaaaattggaggATTTCATCTCTTCATTGGAAAATCAAACTGCAAAACTGCAGATAGATATGGATGAGGCAAGAGCAGAGGTAAATGAACTCCGCCTTTCTCAGTCTGTAGTCAAAGATGTCATTAAAACAAAAAGCCAGGATTTGCAAATACAAGTTGCTAGAGTCAAGGCTTTGCAAGAAGAGAAAGCTCTCTTGAGAGGTGAACTCAGAGATTACATGAGCAAGGAACGTGAATATCTAAATGCCTCAAGCTCGAAGTTTGTGAGATGTGTTGATTCAGTGGAATATTTGCATGCTGCAGGCAACAATATATGCAGTTTATCCTCTAAAGAAACTCTTTTGTTGGATGATATGTTCCAAGAATTATGTGTCGAGTTTGGAAAGATATCTAGGTTTTTGGAGGATTTTGAAAATCTAGAGAATTTAACTAAAGAGCTTGCATCTGAAACAGCTTCTTTAGAAACTGAGTTACTGAGGAAAGACGAAATTCTTGGCGGACTGCTATTTGATATGAGCTTGTTGCAGGAGTCTGCATCTAATAGTATGGACCACAAAGATGAAATTGAAGCATTGTTGGGTTCTATAAGTTCTTTGGAAGATGAACTCCAATTAAAATCAGACAATCTCAATGAAGCTGTTGCCAGAGGCCAAGAACTTGAAGCTCAGCTGCAGGAGAAAATGAGGATAATATCCTGTTTGGAGTTGGATATTGCAAAAGAACATAAGGCTGTAAGATCACTCAAGAGTGAAAATCTTGAATTGATTGCCAGCATTGAAGATGCTTTAGAAGCTAAGAAGTCCATGGAGGAGGAGTTGGTCGAGAGAAGGAAAGTCAGTGAGAACCTTGAAACTGAGGTTGCTGAAATGGGAATTGCTCTTGCTGAAATGAACATAATGATTGAGTCCTTAAAATGTAATTTGAATGATGTTACTGTTGAAAGGGATGATCTCCATGGGGAAATGCTTGTTTTAAAGAAAGGGCTGGAGATGGCACGAATTAGTGCTGAAGAAAATGGAGCACTTGCTGCAGAAGCTCAAGAG ATGGCAGAAATTAGTAAAGTTAATGTTGAAGGTAAGGAACAGGAGGTGAAGCTATTAGAGCGGTCTGTCGAAGAGCTAGAATGTACGGTCAATGTACTCGAAAATAAG GTCGAGATACTGAAAGGAGAAGCTGAACGGCAAAGACTGCAAAGGGAGGAACTTGAAATGGAACTTCAAGCTATCAGGCAACAGATGCATAGTGTCAAAAGCTGTGATTCTGATATGAAAAG GAAACTtgatgaaaaagagaaaatcctTGAAGAAGCCCTTCAGCGCATCCAAATACTTGAGAGAGAGATAGCTGCAAAAGACGCAGAG ATCTCCAGATGCAGGGGTCACATCTCTGAACTAAATTTGCATGCAGAGGCCCAGGCTTCTGAGTACAAGCAAAAG TTCAAGGTACTGGAAGCTATGTTAGAACAAGTCAAACAGGATGTCCCAGCCATCCATGCATCCGCAAATAAGTTGGAAAAAAATGCTTCAAAGTCTAGGGGCTCTGGTTCCCCTTTTAAATGTATCGGTCTGGGTTTAGTTCAACAGATAAAGTCTGAGAAAGATGAAGAGCTTAGTGCAGGAAGACATCGTATTGAAGAACTTGAGGCCCTAGCTGCAAGTAGACAAAAAGAG ATATTCATGTTGAATGCACGATTAGCTGCTGCAGAAAGCATGACCCATGATGTTATCCGTGATTTGTTGGGTTTAAAGTTGGACATGAATAGTTGTGCG AACTTGCTGGATAATCAACAACTACAAATGCTCATGGAGAAGGCTCAACTACATAATGTTCAG GAGCAGGAAGTAGCTAAGCTGAAGCAGCAGTTGAATGAATTTATCAAGGAGAGGAAAGG ATGGATTGCAGAAATTGATAGAAAACAAGCTGAGATGGTGACTACACAAGTTGCGGTGGAAAAACTGCGCCAGCGAGATCAATTGCTGACAACTGAAAATGAAATGTTGAAG ATGGAGAACCTGAATTATAAGAAGAGGACTACAGAACTAGATGCAGAAGTAAAGAAGTTGTCCGGCCAGCAAAATCTCCAACAGCGAATCCATCATCATGCTAAAATCAAG GAAGAAAACAATATATTGAAGAGGCAGAACGATGAACTTAGTGTGAAGTTGAGAAAATCAGAGGCTTTGCTTTCAAGGGTGAAGCAAGAGCTGGCTCAGTTTCGGATAGCTGATGGGAGAAGTCCCTGCATCAACTTTGATGAGGAGCAACGGTTAAACGACAAGTTGATG GAAACTGAGACAGAGAGATTCCAATTGGCACAGGAGTTAGTCAGCCTATGTACCAGCATACTAAAG GCTGCTGGGATAACAAGGCCAACGTCTGAAGTAAATCTGGCGGTGGCTGAAGAAGCGCTTGATCAGCTCAAGAATAGGGTCAATGCCCTAGAAACAGAATTAGAAGACGTGAAATTAAAG AATAGaatgaacaaagaaaggatcagATTGTCTGAGCTCATGCCAGAAACCTCCACTCCATTGAGCTCACGAACAGACCCCCGCCAACAACCGACACTGCTTTCTGCTTTTGACCGATAA